The following coding sequences are from one Hymenobacter sp. DG25A window:
- a CDS encoding cation:proton antiporter — protein sequence MSIYNLVLVVMGVAILAVAWLPSLLRKYPLSYPILFVGLGALVYSLPLGLPSPDPVRYAPFTTHLTELCVIVALTGTGLKIDRPFSFWRWRVPLQLVLILMVVSIAGFMVVAWRLAGLLPASALLLAATLAPTDPVLAGDVQVGKPGEGREDNVRFALTGEAGLNDGLAFPFVYLALALLPSATSISERLLDWAWMDMLYRVGAGIAGGWLAGKILSYLIFDLPHRIRINPEAYGFVALSVTLVAYGVTEMLHGYGFLAVFIASITLRAHERSHEYHTEMHEFTDQLERLFIVVILILFGGALVRGLLAPLTWRGAGLGLFALFMLRPMGGMLTLWRSRISRLNFPERLVISTFGIRGIGSFFYLAFAVTKADFPQIRELWAITGFTVLTSIIVHGMLATPVMNWLDRWHGRPTTVELEDQQLAEAEQEEAEKSEEQSPKPA from the coding sequence ATGTCAATCTACAACTTAGTGTTGGTCGTAATGGGTGTGGCCATTCTGGCTGTGGCCTGGCTGCCTTCATTGCTTCGCAAATACCCGCTTTCCTATCCCATTCTGTTTGTGGGGCTGGGGGCGTTGGTGTATTCCCTGCCCCTGGGCCTGCCCAGCCCGGATCCGGTCCGGTACGCGCCTTTCACCACGCACCTCACGGAGCTGTGCGTGATTGTGGCCCTCACGGGTACCGGCCTCAAAATTGACCGGCCGTTTTCGTTCTGGCGCTGGCGCGTGCCCCTGCAGCTGGTACTCATTCTCATGGTGGTATCCATTGCTGGCTTCATGGTAGTAGCCTGGCGGCTGGCGGGCCTGCTGCCGGCCTCGGCGCTGCTGCTGGCGGCCACCCTGGCCCCCACCGACCCCGTACTGGCCGGCGACGTGCAGGTAGGCAAGCCCGGCGAAGGCCGCGAAGACAACGTACGCTTTGCCCTCACCGGTGAAGCCGGCCTGAATGATGGCCTGGCTTTCCCGTTTGTGTACCTGGCCCTGGCCCTGCTGCCCTCCGCAACGTCTATATCCGAGCGGTTGCTGGACTGGGCCTGGATGGATATGCTGTACCGGGTGGGAGCGGGCATAGCTGGCGGCTGGTTGGCGGGAAAAATATTGTCGTACCTGATTTTTGACTTGCCCCACCGCATCCGTATCAACCCGGAAGCCTATGGGTTTGTGGCGCTGTCCGTTACGCTGGTAGCCTATGGGGTTACGGAGATGCTGCACGGCTACGGCTTCCTGGCCGTGTTCATAGCCTCCATTACGCTGCGCGCCCACGAGCGCAGCCACGAGTACCACACCGAGATGCACGAATTCACGGACCAACTGGAGCGGCTGTTTATCGTGGTTATTCTGATTCTGTTTGGCGGCGCGCTGGTGCGGGGGTTACTGGCACCGCTTACCTGGCGTGGTGCAGGGCTGGGGCTGTTTGCTTTGTTTATGCTGCGGCCTATGGGGGGCATGCTCACGCTGTGGCGCAGCCGCATTTCTCGCCTCAATTTCCCGGAGCGGCTGGTTATTTCCACATTCGGCATCCGGGGTATCGGCTCTTTCTTTTACCTGGCCTTTGCCGTTACTAAGGCTGATTTCCCGCAGATACGGGAGCTGTGGGCCATTACGGGCTTCACAGTACTTACCTCCATCATCGTGCACGGCATGCTGGCCACGCCCGTTATGAACTGGCTGGACCGCTGGCACGGCCGCCCCACCACCGTGGAGCTGGAGGATCAGCAGCTGGCGGAAGCCGAGCAGGAAGAAGCGGAGAAATCAGAAGAGCAAAGCCCCAAACCGGCCTGA
- a CDS encoding M48 family metalloprotease encodes MKIRHLLLSSSVAAALFLNSCATNPVTGKKEVMLVSEGQELAMGQQSDPAVVAQFGLYPDDKLQKFINEKGKQMGAISHRPELTYNFRIVDSPIINAFAIPGGYVYFTRGIMAHFNNEAQFAGVLGHEIGHVTARHSAKQQTSAIIGQVGLMGAMIASPKLAQFGEQAMQGMQLLFLKFGRDDERQSDGLGVEYSSKIGYDASQMADFFQTLSREQAKSGAEAIPDFLSTHPNPEDRYNTVKQLAADWKQKNGNPKLAINRDQYLRMIDGIVYGEDPKQGFVENNVFYHPELKFRFPVPQGWKYQNTPQQFQMADPAGKALQMLMLAPGNSLEEAAQNLAKQLSLQPTDSKKTTINGFPAMAFVADQVQQDQQTGQQVAGVRTLTYLIQDGKTIFALIGVSAPADFPGYAPQFTSVAEAFQRLTDPEKLNRKPERVRIKTLKLRSNLAAALRTYNVPEKRMEEMAILNGMQLNEQVNAGSLIKVVEK; translated from the coding sequence ATGAAAATTCGTCATTTGTTATTAAGCAGCTCGGTTGCGGCCGCGCTGTTTCTAAATTCCTGCGCCACCAACCCCGTCACCGGCAAGAAAGAAGTCATGCTGGTATCGGAAGGGCAGGAGCTGGCCATGGGCCAGCAGTCTGACCCCGCCGTTGTAGCCCAGTTTGGCCTGTACCCGGATGATAAGCTGCAGAAGTTCATCAATGAAAAAGGCAAGCAGATGGGCGCCATCTCGCACCGCCCCGAGCTGACCTACAACTTCCGCATCGTCGATTCGCCCATTATCAACGCCTTTGCCATTCCCGGCGGCTACGTGTATTTCACGCGTGGCATTATGGCCCACTTCAACAACGAGGCACAGTTTGCCGGCGTGCTGGGCCACGAAATTGGCCACGTAACGGCCCGGCACTCTGCCAAGCAGCAAACCAGCGCTATTATTGGGCAGGTAGGCTTAATGGGGGCTATGATTGCCTCGCCTAAGCTGGCGCAGTTTGGGGAGCAGGCCATGCAGGGCATGCAGCTGCTGTTCCTCAAGTTTGGGCGTGATGATGAGCGGCAGTCGGATGGACTGGGCGTGGAGTACTCCTCCAAAATTGGCTATGATGCTTCCCAAATGGCTGATTTCTTCCAGACCCTTTCCAGGGAGCAGGCCAAGAGCGGTGCCGAGGCCATTCCGGACTTCCTGAGCACTCACCCCAACCCCGAAGACCGCTACAACACCGTAAAACAGCTGGCCGCCGATTGGAAGCAGAAGAATGGCAACCCCAAACTGGCCATCAACCGCGACCAGTACCTGCGCATGATTGACGGTATTGTGTATGGCGAAGACCCCAAGCAGGGCTTTGTGGAAAACAACGTGTTCTACCACCCCGAGCTGAAGTTCCGCTTTCCGGTGCCCCAGGGCTGGAAATACCAGAACACACCCCAGCAATTCCAAATGGCTGACCCCGCCGGTAAGGCTCTGCAAATGCTGATGCTGGCGCCCGGCAACTCCCTGGAGGAAGCCGCCCAGAATCTGGCCAAGCAGCTCAGCCTGCAGCCCACTGACTCTAAAAAGACGACCATCAATGGCTTCCCCGCCATGGCTTTCGTAGCCGACCAGGTGCAGCAGGACCAGCAAACCGGCCAGCAGGTGGCGGGCGTGCGCACGCTCACTTACCTTATTCAGGACGGTAAAACCATCTTCGCCCTCATTGGCGTATCGGCCCCGGCCGACTTCCCCGGCTACGCACCCCAGTTCACTAGCGTAGCCGAAGCCTTCCAGCGCCTCACCGACCCGGAAAAGCTTAACCGCAAGCCAGAGCGGGTGCGCATCAAAACCCTGAAGCTGCGCAGCAACCTGGCGGCCGCCCTGCGCACTTACAACGTGCCCGAAAAGCGCATGGAAGAAATGGCCATTCTGAACGGCATGCAGCTGAACGAGCAGGTGAATGCCGGCTCGCTTATTAAAGTAGTAGAGAAATAA
- a CDS encoding M48 family metalloprotease translates to MKKSFFRNLSVGALLALLPLLSSSTTGATVHAAAPVQGAQPDPQVVAMFGLLNNTALQKFMDEKGSAMGRVSDRPADVKGFTVLDSPVINAFATPDGHVYFTRGILAYFNDEAQFSGVLGHEIGHITAHHGQKQQTRSTVAGIGFLLGSIVAPRLMQSVGGVAQQVVGLGMLKYGRNDETEADQLGVKYSTKIGFDASHMADFFQTLQRTEQASGAASIPTFLSTHPNSADRYSTVKKLAAQAKQNVGGRQLAVNRNQYLRRIDGLVYGEDPRQGYVENSVFYHPEMKFQFPVPRGWKSQNSPQQFQMAEPNGKAVQILTLAPGNSLDEAAQALAKQLNLQSPQASRTTINSFPALAIQGDQVGQQGVTASTLSYLIQDGKTIYALIGLCAPQTLGTYGPSFQNTAKGFRRLTDAAKIKKAPERIRIRTAKAGQTLASALAANGIPARRYEELAILNGMKTSTKLSSGMLFKVVGK, encoded by the coding sequence ATGAAAAAGTCCTTCTTTCGAAACCTCAGCGTGGGTGCTTTACTGGCACTTTTGCCGCTGCTAAGCTCTTCCACCACGGGCGCCACCGTGCATGCCGCTGCTCCGGTACAGGGCGCCCAGCCCGACCCACAGGTAGTAGCCATGTTTGGCCTGCTCAATAACACGGCCCTGCAGAAGTTTATGGACGAAAAGGGCAGTGCCATGGGCCGCGTTTCCGACCGTCCGGCGGATGTAAAAGGCTTCACCGTGCTGGATTCTCCCGTTATCAACGCCTTTGCCACCCCCGATGGCCACGTGTATTTCACACGCGGTATTCTGGCTTACTTCAATGATGAAGCCCAGTTTTCCGGGGTTTTGGGCCACGAAATAGGCCACATTACGGCCCACCACGGCCAGAAGCAGCAAACCCGCAGCACCGTGGCAGGAATTGGATTCCTGTTGGGCTCTATTGTGGCGCCCCGCCTGATGCAGTCGGTGGGCGGTGTGGCCCAGCAGGTAGTAGGCCTGGGCATGCTGAAATATGGCCGCAATGATGAAACGGAGGCCGACCAGCTGGGTGTGAAGTACTCGACCAAAATCGGGTTTGATGCCTCCCACATGGCTGATTTCTTCCAGACCCTGCAGCGCACCGAGCAAGCCAGCGGGGCGGCCAGCATCCCCACGTTCCTCTCCACTCACCCCAACTCCGCCGACCGCTACAGCACAGTGAAAAAGCTGGCGGCCCAGGCCAAGCAGAACGTTGGCGGGCGCCAGCTGGCCGTGAACCGGAACCAGTACCTGCGCCGCATCGATGGCCTGGTATATGGCGAGGACCCGCGCCAGGGCTACGTGGAAAACAGCGTGTTTTACCACCCCGAAATGAAATTCCAGTTTCCGGTGCCTCGTGGCTGGAAAAGCCAGAACTCGCCCCAGCAATTTCAGATGGCAGAGCCCAATGGCAAAGCCGTTCAGATTCTGACCCTGGCCCCCGGCAACTCCCTGGACGAAGCCGCGCAGGCACTGGCTAAACAGCTGAATCTACAGTCGCCGCAGGCCAGCCGCACCACTATCAACAGCTTCCCCGCGCTGGCCATTCAGGGCGACCAGGTAGGGCAGCAGGGCGTAACAGCCAGCACGTTGAGCTACCTTATTCAGGATGGGAAGACCATCTATGCCCTTATTGGTCTGTGTGCCCCGCAGACGTTGGGCACCTATGGCCCTTCGTTTCAGAACACGGCTAAAGGCTTCCGCCGGCTGACGGATGCCGCTAAAATCAAAAAAGCCCCAGAGCGCATCCGCATCCGCACGGCCAAAGCCGGCCAGACGCTGGCCAGCGCCCTGGCCGCCAACGGCATTCCTGCCCGGCGCTACGAGGAGCTGGCTATCCTGAATGGTATGAAAACCTCCACCAAGCTGTCCTCGGGCATGCTGTTTAAGGTGGTGGGCAAGTAA
- a CDS encoding MlaE family ABC transporter permease has translation MAASKHHFLAETGGMARFVWRFFREVFRPRYEVQEFLYQCYVVGYQSLPLVSITGFIMGLVLTLRLHPTMVTFGAESWIPAMAGLTIIREVAPLISALMVAGKVSSDMGAELGAMRVSEQIDAMEVSGSNPFKYLVVTRVLATTLMMPILSILAATIGLYAAYLGVNMHTVTPLLMFTNDILKPLTFGDVLPALLKTFFFGFAIGIIGCYKGYYCQEGTEGVGRAANSAVVVSSLVIFVLDLLAVQISNLLGFN, from the coding sequence ATGGCGGCATCCAAGCATCATTTTCTGGCTGAAACCGGTGGAATGGCCCGCTTTGTGTGGCGCTTTTTCCGGGAGGTGTTTCGTCCGCGCTATGAGGTGCAGGAGTTTCTGTACCAGTGCTATGTGGTGGGCTACCAGTCGTTGCCCCTGGTCAGCATCACGGGTTTTATTATGGGGCTGGTGCTTACGCTGCGCCTCCACCCTACTATGGTCACATTTGGAGCGGAGTCCTGGATTCCGGCCATGGCCGGGCTCACTATCATCCGCGAAGTGGCACCACTGATTTCCGCGTTAATGGTAGCCGGTAAAGTCAGCTCAGATATGGGTGCCGAGCTGGGCGCCATGCGCGTTTCAGAGCAGATTGATGCCATGGAAGTATCGGGCTCCAACCCCTTTAAGTATCTGGTAGTGACGCGGGTACTGGCTACCACCCTTATGATGCCTATACTTTCTATTCTGGCGGCAACTATTGGACTGTATGCGGCATACCTGGGCGTGAACATGCACACAGTAACTCCCCTGCTGATGTTCACGAATGACATTCTGAAGCCTCTCACATTTGGCGACGTGCTGCCGGCCTTACTCAAAACCTTCTTTTTCGGCTTCGCAATTGGCATCATTGGCTGCTATAAGGGCTACTATTGCCAAGAAGGAACCGAAGGTGTGGGCCGTGCCGCCAACTCGGCGGTGGTGGTATCGTCGCTGGTCATTTTCGTCCTGGATTTACTGGCCGTACAAATCAGCAACCTACTGGGCTTTAATTAG
- the ychF gene encoding redox-regulated ATPase YchF, whose translation MGLRCGIVGLPNVGKSTLFNALSNAKAESANYPFCTIEPNVGVITVPDERLQILEALVNPKRVLPTIIEFVDIAGLVKGASKGEGLGNKFLANIREVDAIIHVVRCFDDPNIVHVAGGVDPVFDKDVIDTELQLKDLESIDKKLAKSERSAKAGDAVAKKEVVVLQRFKAALEAGQNARAVTASEDELEAVADLQLLTIKPVIYVANVDEASIATDGNKHVNALREHVKAENAQVVLVSAAIEEQIADMEDPEEKEMFLGEYGLTESGLNKLIRASYELLNLITYFTAGVQEVRAWTIHRGDKAPAAAGVIHSDFEKGFIRAEVIKLADYQEYKTEVKIKEAGKMAVEGKEYVVQDGDIMHFRFNV comes from the coding sequence ATGGGTCTTCGCTGCGGAATCGTCGGTTTGCCGAACGTGGGCAAATCCACGCTGTTCAACGCTCTTTCGAACGCCAAGGCCGAATCGGCCAACTATCCGTTCTGCACCATTGAGCCCAATGTGGGCGTAATTACCGTTCCTGATGAGCGCCTACAGATCCTAGAAGCCCTGGTGAACCCCAAGCGCGTGCTGCCCACCATTATTGAGTTTGTGGACATTGCCGGCCTGGTAAAAGGTGCTTCCAAAGGCGAAGGTCTGGGCAATAAATTCCTGGCCAACATCCGCGAGGTGGATGCCATCATTCACGTGGTGCGCTGCTTTGATGACCCCAACATTGTGCACGTGGCCGGCGGCGTAGACCCCGTGTTCGATAAGGACGTTATCGACACGGAGCTGCAGCTGAAGGATCTGGAAAGCATCGATAAGAAGCTGGCCAAATCAGAGCGCAGCGCCAAAGCCGGTGACGCCGTTGCCAAGAAAGAAGTGGTGGTGCTGCAGCGTTTTAAGGCTGCGCTGGAAGCCGGGCAGAATGCCCGCGCCGTAACGGCCAGCGAAGACGAGCTGGAGGCCGTGGCTGATCTGCAGCTGCTCACCATTAAGCCCGTAATCTACGTGGCCAATGTGGACGAGGCCAGCATTGCCACCGATGGCAACAAGCACGTAAATGCCCTGCGGGAGCATGTGAAGGCTGAAAATGCGCAGGTGGTTCTGGTTTCGGCTGCTATTGAAGAGCAGATTGCGGACATGGAAGACCCCGAGGAAAAGGAAATGTTCCTGGGCGAGTACGGCCTCACGGAGTCCGGCCTGAACAAGCTCATCCGGGCCAGCTACGAGCTGCTGAACCTGATTACCTACTTCACCGCCGGCGTGCAGGAAGTACGCGCCTGGACCATCCACCGCGGCGACAAAGCCCCCGCCGCTGCCGGTGTTATCCACTCCGACTTCGAGAAAGGCTTTATCCGCGCCGAGGTGATTAAGCTGGCCGATTACCAGGAATATAAAACCGAAGTTAAAATTAAGGAAGCCGGTAAGATGGCCGTGGAAGGCAAAGAATACGTGGTGCAGGATGGCGACATTATGCACTTCCGCTTTAACGTGTAG
- a CDS encoding DUF3276 family protein, with protein MEDRHDQEEIYSQRIKAGKRTYFFDVKATRGQDYYLTITESKRKLRDDDTFSYEKHKIFLYKEDFLKFVDALQDAVDYVREELLTEEEVAELDRPRQYEGDSFNRNEDNF; from the coding sequence GTGGAAGACCGTCACGATCAGGAAGAAATCTACTCTCAACGTATTAAAGCAGGCAAGCGCACCTACTTTTTCGACGTGAAAGCCACACGCGGACAGGACTATTATCTCACCATTACGGAGAGCAAACGTAAGCTGCGCGACGACGATACTTTCTCCTACGAGAAACACAAAATCTTCCTATATAAAGAAGATTTCCTCAAGTTTGTAGACGCGCTGCAGGACGCCGTGGACTACGTACGCGAAGAGCTGCTGACCGAGGAAGAAGTAGCCGAGCTGGACCGCCCCCGTCAGTACGAAGGCGACTCGTTCAACCGCAATGAAGACAACTTCTAG
- a CDS encoding DUF58 domain-containing protein, with protein sequence MAQPIDLAAIRSFENLEFLARQLVEGFITGLHQSPYHGFSVEFSEHRLYNPGESTRHLDWKVFARTDKLFVKRYEEETNLRCHLLLDVSPSMYYPSPGHDKLRFSVLCAAALATLLQKQRDAVGLVTFADQVELQTPVRSTSTHRHTLLLTLQQLLERPVQRRPTDVAGVIHTIAQQIPKRSLVIIFSDMLGRAPEEQTQALAALQHLRHQQHEVLLFHVMDRATESDFAFQDRPYLFEDVETGETIKLQPAQVREQYQAAMRRYEQELALRCGQFKIDFVPVDIREPFDKVLYAYMMKRGKVR encoded by the coding sequence ATGGCCCAACCCATCGACCTAGCCGCTATCCGCTCTTTTGAGAATCTGGAATTTCTGGCCCGGCAGCTGGTAGAAGGCTTTATTACGGGCCTGCATCAGTCGCCCTACCACGGGTTTTCCGTCGAATTCTCGGAGCACCGCCTCTACAACCCCGGCGAAAGCACCCGCCACCTGGACTGGAAAGTGTTTGCCCGCACCGATAAGCTCTTTGTGAAGCGCTACGAGGAGGAAACCAACCTGCGCTGCCACCTGCTGCTGGATGTAAGCCCCAGCATGTACTACCCCAGCCCCGGCCACGATAAATTGCGTTTTTCGGTGCTGTGCGCCGCCGCCCTGGCCACGCTCCTGCAAAAACAGCGCGACGCCGTGGGCCTCGTCACCTTCGCCGACCAGGTGGAGCTGCAAACGCCCGTGCGCTCCACCAGCACCCACCGCCACACGCTGCTGCTCACCCTGCAGCAGCTTCTGGAGCGCCCCGTGCAGCGCCGCCCCACCGATGTGGCCGGCGTGATTCACACCATCGCGCAGCAAATCCCGAAACGCTCGTTAGTCATCATCTTCAGTGATATGCTGGGCCGCGCGCCGGAGGAGCAAACGCAGGCCCTGGCCGCGCTGCAGCACCTGCGCCACCAACAGCACGAGGTGCTGCTTTTCCACGTGATGGACCGCGCCACGGAGTCGGATTTTGCCTTCCAGGACCGGCCTTATCTGTTTGAGGATGTGGAAACCGGCGAAACCATCAAGCTGCAGCCCGCCCAGGTGCGGGAGCAGTACCAGGCCGCCATGCGCCGCTATGAGCAGGAACTGGCCCTGCGCTGCGGTCAGTTTAAGATTGATTTTGTGCCCGTTGATATCCGGGAGCCGTTTGATAAGGTGCTATACGCCTACATGATGAAGCGCGGCAAAGTGCGGTAA
- a CDS encoding MBL fold metallo-hydrolase — protein sequence MENYICVTCGTQFSEAVPASCPICQDERQYLPPGGQQWTTLARLRQQHRNSFRRKEPNLYGIGTVPDFGIGQRALLMRTPAGNVLWDCISLLDEATIDIIQGLGGLSAIAISHPHYYTTNVEWSRAFGNVPVYLHAADRQWVMRPDPVVQLWEGETLRLLDDLTLIRCGGHFDGGTVLHWPAGAEGRGALLTGDIIQVVPAQPFVSFMYSYPNLLPLSAAKVQHIVAAVEPFAYDRIYGAWWGRTTIQTGAKEGVRKSAERYIRLLAE from the coding sequence ATGGAAAACTATATCTGCGTCACCTGTGGCACTCAGTTTTCAGAAGCAGTGCCTGCCTCCTGCCCTATTTGCCAGGATGAGCGCCAGTACCTGCCCCCGGGCGGCCAGCAGTGGACCACGCTTGCCCGGCTACGCCAGCAGCACCGCAACAGCTTCCGCCGCAAAGAGCCCAACCTGTACGGCATTGGCACCGTGCCCGATTTTGGTATTGGCCAACGGGCCCTGCTAATGCGCACTCCGGCGGGCAATGTGCTCTGGGACTGTATTTCTCTGCTCGATGAGGCCACCATCGATATTATTCAGGGCCTGGGTGGCTTGTCCGCCATTGCCATTTCCCACCCACACTACTACACCACCAACGTGGAGTGGAGCCGCGCTTTCGGCAACGTGCCCGTGTACCTGCACGCCGCCGACCGCCAGTGGGTGATGCGCCCCGACCCAGTGGTGCAGCTCTGGGAAGGCGAAACCCTGCGCTTGCTGGATGACCTGACCCTGATCCGCTGCGGAGGTCATTTTGACGGCGGCACGGTATTGCACTGGCCTGCCGGCGCTGAAGGCCGCGGCGCGCTGCTCACCGGCGACATTATTCAGGTGGTACCCGCGCAGCCTTTTGTGAGCTTTATGTACAGCTACCCCAATCTTTTGCCGCTTTCCGCGGCCAAGGTGCAGCACATTGTAGCAGCCGTGGAGCCATTCGCCTACGACCGGATTTACGGTGCCTGGTGGGGCCGCACCACCATACAAACCGGCGCTAAAGAAGGCGTGCGAAAGTCAGCCGAACGGTATATCCGCCTGCTGGCGGAATAA
- a CDS encoding DNA-3-methyladenine glycosylase family protein — protein MAVSDPIHHLSQADPVLAGLIKQGRPIRPSAHEDLYLALLRAIVSQQISTKAAAAIWRKVQALFPPDGYPEPAAILAMSDEDLRAAGISRQKAGYLRAIAEFAQRDQLNHSHLSQLDADAFTQHLTQIKGVGRWTAQMLQMFALDQPDVFPEGDLGIQNAMRRHYGLEETGRALHQRMTAIAEAWRPHRTLASKYLWQSLDNEPGS, from the coding sequence ATGGCTGTTTCTGATCCTATCCACCATCTTTCCCAGGCCGACCCGGTGCTGGCGGGCCTGATTAAACAAGGGCGGCCAATCCGGCCCAGCGCCCACGAGGATTTGTACCTGGCGCTGCTCCGGGCTATTGTGTCCCAGCAGATTTCCACCAAAGCCGCGGCCGCCATCTGGCGCAAGGTGCAGGCCCTGTTTCCGCCCGATGGCTACCCCGAGCCGGCCGCTATCCTGGCCATGTCGGATGAGGATTTGCGGGCGGCAGGCATTTCCCGTCAGAAGGCGGGCTATTTGCGGGCTATTGCCGAGTTTGCCCAGCGCGACCAGCTCAACCACAGCCACCTCAGCCAGCTGGATGCAGACGCCTTTACCCAGCACCTGACCCAGATAAAAGGCGTGGGCCGCTGGACGGCGCAAATGCTCCAGATGTTTGCCCTGGACCAGCCCGACGTATTCCCGGAAGGCGACCTGGGCATTCAAAACGCCATGCGCCGCCACTACGGCCTGGAAGAAACCGGCCGGGCCCTGCACCAGCGCATGACGGCAATTGCCGAGGCCTGGCGCCCCCACCGCACCCTGGCCAGCAAATATCTGTGGCAGTCGTTGGATAATGAGCCCGGCAGCTGA
- a CDS encoding metallophosphoesterase family protein, translating into MNLFIVGDVHGCYYTFLEVLQHWKPAEELLLQVGDLVDRGRFAPETVQVALELSEKHPDQTVFLKGNHEAGLLRHYGPTGPYPGWLSWGGLSTEQQYRQHRDWLAPHLDWLAERPLFWENEHVLVSHAGLADTPNPMDEDNPDGILWRRGPLRNVGKLQVIGHTPTTGTPEFDATANVLNIDTGAYYGQGLSAVRISAAGQLLDTIFVSTHQADVG; encoded by the coding sequence ATGAACCTGTTTATTGTGGGCGATGTGCACGGCTGCTACTACACCTTTTTGGAGGTGCTGCAGCACTGGAAGCCAGCTGAGGAGCTACTGCTTCAGGTGGGTGACCTAGTAGACCGTGGCCGCTTTGCACCGGAAACCGTGCAGGTGGCCCTGGAGCTCAGCGAGAAGCACCCGGACCAGACTGTATTCCTGAAAGGCAACCACGAGGCCGGCCTGCTCCGGCATTATGGCCCCACCGGCCCCTACCCCGGCTGGCTGAGCTGGGGCGGCCTCAGCACCGAGCAGCAGTACCGCCAGCACCGGGATTGGCTGGCCCCGCATCTGGACTGGCTGGCGGAGCGGCCCCTGTTCTGGGAGAATGAGCACGTGCTGGTCAGCCACGCGGGCTTGGCTGATACGCCCAACCCCATGGATGAGGACAACCCCGATGGGATTCTCTGGCGCCGCGGCCCCCTGCGCAATGTGGGCAAGCTGCAGGTCATTGGGCACACCCCCACCACGGGCACCCCGGAGTTTGATGCTACTGCCAATGTGCTGAATATTGACACCGGCGCTTACTATGGGCAGGGCCTCTCGGCGGTGCGCATCAGCGCGGCCGGGCAGCTGCTGGACACCATTTTTGTTTCCACTCACCAGGCCGACGTTGGCTGA
- the nhaA gene encoding Na+/H+ antiporter NhaA translates to MKFFTRGIPLEALAEGGRLAGLLLIGATILSLVLSNTAVAPAYTGFWEQEIGPVFLQKSISHWINDGLMAVFFLLVGLEIKHELVDGELTEPRKAMLPALAAIGGAAMPALIHWYFTRGTPAATGWAIPTATDIAFSLGILALLGSRVPAGLRVFLTALAIIDDLLAVIVIAVFYTDKLYVPYLLGAAGLVLGLYLLGRWRKDWLWAFAVLGILLWYCMLKSGVHATVAGVLLAFTIPSHHIRRLYHALHNPVTYGILPLFALCNTAITLKAGVGVELVSPLGLGIMLGLVIGKPVGIGLSSWLLVRSGQAALPTGVSWLQMLGLGFTAGIGFTMAIFIATLSFRQPELVDVAKLAVLGGSVLAASIGALILLRSPQVATAGPELVSGRQ, encoded by the coding sequence ATGAAGTTTTTTACGCGTGGTATTCCACTAGAGGCGCTGGCAGAAGGTGGCCGCCTGGCCGGCTTACTCCTGATTGGGGCTACCATCCTGTCGTTGGTACTCAGCAATACGGCGGTGGCCCCGGCCTATACCGGTTTCTGGGAACAGGAAATAGGCCCGGTCTTTCTGCAGAAGTCCATCAGTCACTGGATAAACGATGGCCTGATGGCTGTTTTCTTCCTGCTGGTAGGCTTAGAAATCAAGCACGAGCTGGTAGATGGGGAGCTGACGGAGCCCCGCAAGGCCATGCTGCCCGCCCTGGCCGCCATAGGTGGAGCCGCCATGCCGGCCCTGATTCACTGGTATTTTACCCGCGGCACGCCCGCCGCCACAGGCTGGGCCATTCCCACGGCTACGGATATTGCGTTTTCGCTGGGTATCCTGGCCCTGCTGGGCTCCCGGGTGCCAGCAGGCCTGCGCGTTTTTCTCACGGCGCTGGCCATTATTGATGACCTGCTGGCCGTTATCGTTATAGCTGTTTTCTATACTGATAAGCTGTACGTGCCCTATTTATTGGGGGCCGCGGGCTTGGTGTTAGGCCTGTATCTGCTGGGGCGCTGGCGTAAAGACTGGCTTTGGGCCTTTGCCGTGCTGGGTATTCTGCTGTGGTACTGCATGCTCAAGTCCGGGGTGCATGCTACGGTGGCCGGCGTACTGCTGGCTTTTACTATTCCGTCGCATCATATCCGGCGGCTTTATCATGCGCTGCATAACCCCGTTACCTACGGCATTCTGCCGCTTTTTGCCCTGTGCAATACGGCCATTACGCTTAAGGCCGGCGTTGGCGTCGAGCTGGTGTCGCCGCTGGGGCTGGGAATTATGCTGGGGCTGGTGATTGGCAAGCCGGTGGGTATCGGGCTGAGCTCCTGGCTGCTGGTGCGCAGCGGGCAGGCGGCCTTGCCTACGGGCGTAAGCTGGCTGCAGATGCTGGGGCTGGGTTTTACGGCCGGAATCGGCTTTACCATGGCCATTTTCATTGCCACGCTTTCCTTCCGCCAACCCGAGCTGGTAGACGTAGCCAAGCTGGCCGTGTTGGGCGGCTCCGTGCTGGCCGCCAGCATAGGGGCACTTATTCTGCTGCGGAGCCCGCAAGTGGCTACTGCCGGGCCGGAATTAGTATCGGGACGGCAGTAG